A single Heterodontus francisci isolate sHetFra1 chromosome 11, sHetFra1.hap1, whole genome shotgun sequence DNA region contains:
- the LOC137374994 gene encoding uncharacterized protein DDB_G0290685-like gives MEGGISDTDGGISDTDGGISDTDGGISDTDGLIRDTDGGIIVTDGGISDTDSGISDTDGGICDTDSGINDTEDGGISDTGGGISVTDGGISDTDGGISDTDGGISDTDGGISDTDGGICDTDSGINDTYGGISDTDGGINDTDGGISDTDGGISNTDSGISDTDGGISVTDSRISDTDGGISYTGTGISNTDSGISLTDGGISDTDGGNSDREAGLSDTDSGICDTVSGINDTGGGISDTDGGICDADSGINDTDGGISDTGGGICDTDSGISETEGGISDTDGGISDTDGGISDTDGGISDTDGLIRDTDGGIIVTDGGISDTDSGISDTDGGICDTDSGINDTEDCEFPYVYCHSTVVMAATLPSHKHSFHRISVKEVATDFPGNTRYEA, from the exons atggaaggtgggatcagtgatacagacggtgggatcagtgacacagacggtgggatcagtgacacagacggtgggatcagtgatactgacggTTTGATCAGAGACACAGACGGTGGGATCATTGTCACAGacggtgggatcagtgatacagacagtgggatcagtgacACAGACGGTGGGATCTgtgacacagacagtgggatcaatgatactgaag ACGGTGGGATCAGTGACACAGGCGGTGGGATCAGTGTCACAGacggtgggatcagtgatacagacggtgggatcagtgacacagacggtgggatcagtgatacagacggtgggatcagtgatacagacggtgggatctgtgatacagacagtgggatcaATGATACATatggtgggatcagtgatactgatggTGGGATCAATGATACAGACGGTGGTATCAGTGACACAGACGGTGGGATCAGTAATACTGACAGTGGGATCAGCGACACAGACGGTGGGATCAGTGTCACAGACAGTAGGATCAGTGACACAGACGGTGGGATCAGTTATACAGGCACTGGGATCAGTaatacagacagtgggatcagtcttACAGATGGTGGGATCAGTGACACAGACGGTGGGAACAGTGATAGAGAGGctgggctcagtgatacagacagtgGGATCTGTGATACAGTCAGTGGGATCAATGATACAGGcggtgggatcagtgatacagacggtGGGATCTGTGATGCAGACAGTGGGATCAATGATACAGacggtgggatcagtgatacaggCGGTGGGATCTGtgatacagacagtgggatcagtgaaACGGAaggtgggatcagtgatacagacggtgggatcagtgacacagacggtgggatcagtgacacagacggtgggatcagtgatactgacggTTTGATCAGAGACACAGACGGTGGGATCATTGTCACAGacggtgggatcagtgatacagacagtgggatcagtgacACAGACGGTGGGATCTgtgacacagacagtgggatcaatgatactgaag ATTGTGAATTCCCTTATGTCTACTGCCACTCCACTGTTGTAATGGCGGCCACACTTCCCTCACATAAACATAGTTTCCACCGAATTTCTGTCAAAGAGGTGGCTACCGATTTCCCAGGAAATACCCGGTATGAGGCATAA